The Chitinophaga parva genome has a window encoding:
- a CDS encoding SusC/RagA family TonB-linked outer membrane protein encodes MSLRIQHACWCLLLLLPVMARAQQRPSVSGIVQNDQNERMIGVSVKATDTRTGRISAQMTNEKGLFTFNDLVPGDTYQFAFSYVGYKNQVLDGYLIKKDETINLVVHLKIKDDALAQVVVVGYGTQKKSNVTGAISQVGSEVFENRPVTNIAQALQGALPNVNVTFGDGQIGRGGTFNIRGFTSLNGGGPLVLIDGTPGDINLINPEDVESVTALKDAASAAIYGARAAFGVLLVTTRHGRKDHLQVRYTNNFGWGQPTRLPHVIKDPLAAAQLQNQAYRDYAGSDAAGMADVIAYLQKRKADPSLPELGVDASGNFIRGANTDWYSAFYNNRQPFQKHYVSISGGKDKTEYFLSLGYLNQDGSFKAATDNYKRYNLQFKLNQEVTKWFSFNNNTELIQGVYDAPNKFLNTAGNNLYRYLSLFANPYEAIHTPDGNYTQAGALTFGALEKGGRSLEKDQVLKNTLGFHTQFLNNSLHVNGDYSVFVSQDRGQLQGIPIQYETRPGTVVTYSNPDFYRTAFLENFDQNANLYADYEKRFGNGHHFKALVGMNQEWNTFNADTAMRKTNVTANEGSLNLTTGVATVSDQKSKWVTRGLFYRLDYDFKDRYLLEFNGREDATSRFAENHRRGFFPSASAGWVVSKENFFKPVEKIINSLKLRASYGSLGNQLVSDYAYINAMKVGQVTDILDGAQPTAIYAPNLTPYNLTWETATTTDFGADIALLDSRLHVGYDWYDRKTTKMLTKGRTLPAVLGTTAPQQNAADLDTRGWELSVKWDDQFQLAGKPFSYGASVVLSDSRSFITRYDNPSKLLSDYYVGMQLGEIWGYTTDGFFQSDDEYKGHADQRKVQSTSYSLNGHPLAGDLKFRDVNGDGVIYSGTNTVGDPGDKRIIGNSMPHYAYGVDLNFNWNGIGLNTFFQGIGKRDFWPGAESGIFWGFYNRWNQPVYDHIYNNYWTPTHTDAYFPRPRAYDALSDTRQLGVVQTRYLQNAAYLRLKNVTLSYTLPVHWTESIKMSNARIFFSGQNLFEWTKLSKAFDPEGTGDEVDGVASNPAVNGNGFVYPIQRTYTFGLEVNF; translated from the coding sequence ATGTCTTTACGCATCCAGCATGCCTGCTGGTGTTTGCTGCTGCTCCTGCCAGTGATGGCCCGCGCACAGCAACGCCCCAGTGTGAGCGGCATTGTGCAGAATGATCAGAACGAAAGAATGATCGGCGTATCGGTAAAAGCCACCGATACCCGCACCGGCCGGATCAGCGCCCAGATGACCAATGAAAAGGGCCTGTTTACTTTCAACGACCTGGTGCCGGGCGATACTTACCAGTTTGCCTTTTCTTACGTGGGCTACAAGAACCAGGTGCTGGATGGTTATCTCATTAAAAAAGACGAGACCATTAACCTCGTGGTGCACCTTAAAATTAAAGACGATGCGCTGGCCCAGGTAGTAGTGGTAGGGTATGGCACGCAGAAGAAATCCAACGTGACCGGCGCCATCTCACAGGTGGGCTCTGAAGTGTTTGAAAACCGCCCGGTGACGAACATTGCGCAGGCTCTGCAAGGCGCCCTGCCCAACGTGAACGTGACCTTTGGCGATGGCCAGATAGGCCGCGGCGGCACCTTCAACATCCGCGGGTTTACTTCCCTGAACGGGGGCGGCCCGCTGGTGCTGATCGATGGTACGCCTGGTGATATTAACCTCATCAACCCTGAAGACGTAGAAAGTGTAACGGCCCTGAAAGACGCTGCCAGTGCAGCTATTTACGGCGCCCGCGCCGCCTTTGGCGTGCTGCTGGTCACCACCCGCCATGGCCGCAAAGACCACCTGCAGGTGCGCTATACGAACAACTTTGGCTGGGGCCAGCCCACCCGCCTGCCACACGTGATCAAAGACCCGCTGGCAGCGGCCCAGCTGCAAAACCAGGCCTACCGCGACTATGCAGGCAGCGATGCAGCCGGCATGGCAGACGTAATTGCTTACCTGCAGAAAAGAAAAGCAGATCCTTCCCTGCCGGAACTGGGCGTAGATGCTTCGGGCAACTTTATCCGCGGTGCCAACACGGACTGGTACAGCGCGTTTTACAACAACCGCCAGCCTTTCCAGAAGCACTACGTAAGCATTTCCGGTGGCAAGGATAAAACAGAATATTTTTTGTCGCTCGGCTACCTGAACCAGGATGGTTCTTTCAAAGCAGCTACAGACAATTACAAGCGCTACAACCTGCAGTTTAAACTGAACCAGGAAGTGACCAAATGGTTTAGCTTCAATAATAACACGGAACTGATCCAGGGCGTGTATGATGCACCCAATAAATTCCTGAACACCGCGGGCAATAACCTGTACCGCTACCTGTCATTATTTGCCAACCCTTACGAAGCCATTCATACACCGGATGGTAATTATACCCAGGCCGGCGCACTGACCTTTGGCGCGCTGGAAAAAGGCGGCCGCTCCCTGGAAAAGGACCAGGTGCTGAAAAACACGCTGGGCTTTCATACCCAGTTCCTCAACAACAGTTTGCACGTGAATGGAGACTACTCCGTGTTTGTATCGCAGGACCGTGGCCAGCTCCAGGGCATTCCCATCCAGTATGAGACCCGGCCGGGTACCGTGGTGACCTATTCCAATCCCGACTTTTACCGCACGGCCTTCCTGGAAAACTTTGACCAGAATGCAAACCTGTATGCGGACTACGAAAAGCGTTTTGGAAACGGCCACCATTTCAAGGCACTGGTAGGGATGAACCAGGAATGGAACACCTTCAATGCAGATACGGCCATGCGTAAAACCAACGTAACGGCCAATGAAGGCTCCCTCAACCTCACCACCGGCGTAGCCACCGTGAGTGATCAGAAAAGCAAATGGGTAACGAGGGGTTTGTTTTACCGCCTGGACTACGACTTCAAAGACCGCTACCTGCTGGAGTTTAACGGCCGTGAAGACGCCACCAGCCGCTTTGCGGAAAACCACCGCCGCGGCTTCTTTCCCTCTGCTTCCGCGGGGTGGGTAGTATCAAAAGAAAACTTCTTCAAACCGGTGGAAAAGATCATCAACTCCCTGAAGCTGCGTGCCTCTTACGGCTCCCTGGGTAACCAGCTGGTGAGTGATTATGCCTACATCAATGCTATGAAAGTAGGACAGGTAACAGATATCCTCGATGGCGCACAGCCCACCGCTATTTACGCACCCAATCTTACGCCATATAACCTTACCTGGGAAACCGCTACCACCACGGATTTCGGGGCGGACATCGCCCTGCTGGACAGCCGCCTGCACGTGGGTTACGACTGGTACGACCGTAAGACCACTAAAATGCTGACCAAAGGCAGGACACTGCCCGCCGTGCTGGGTACTACCGCTCCCCAGCAGAACGCTGCGGACCTGGATACCCGGGGCTGGGAACTGTCAGTGAAATGGGATGATCAGTTCCAGCTGGCCGGCAAACCCTTCAGCTACGGGGCTTCCGTGGTATTGTCAGACAGCCGTTCTTTCATTACCCGCTATGATAATCCTTCCAAACTGCTCAGCGATTATTACGTAGGGATGCAACTGGGCGAGATCTGGGGCTACACCACAGATGGTTTTTTCCAGAGCGATGATGAGTACAAAGGACATGCAGACCAGCGCAAAGTGCAGAGCACTTCTTACAGCCTCAATGGCCACCCCCTGGCCGGCGACCTGAAATTCAGGGACGTTAATGGCGATGGCGTGATCTACTCCGGTACCAACACGGTAGGCGATCCCGGCGACAAGCGCATTATCGGTAACTCCATGCCGCATTATGCTTACGGTGTGGACCTGAACTTCAACTGGAATGGCATTGGCCTCAATACTTTCTTCCAGGGCATTGGCAAGCGTGACTTCTGGCCTGGTGCGGAAAGCGGCATTTTCTGGGGCTTTTATAACCGCTGGAACCAGCCGGTGTATGATCATATTTACAACAACTACTGGACACCTACGCACACGGATGCGTACTTTCCCCGCCCGCGTGCTTATGATGCACTTAGCGACACGCGCCAGCTGGGTGTGGTGCAGACCCGCTACCTGCAAAACGCAGCTTACCTGCGCCTGAAGAACGTGACGCTGAGCTACACGCTGCCGGTACACTGGACAGAATCCATCAAAATGAGCAACGCCCGCATTTTCTTCTCCGGTCAGAACCTGTTTGAGTGGACGAAGCTCAGTAAGGCATTTGACCCCGAAGGAACCGGCGATGAAGTGGATGGCGTAGCCTCCAACCCCGCTGTGAATGGCAACGGTTTCGTGTACCCCATTCAACGTACTTACACATTTGGCCTGGAAGTAAACTTTTAA
- a CDS encoding RagB/SusD family nutrient uptake outer membrane protein → MRKHSSYITALSLAALLLGGCSKDMLDQRPQSSISPQDFFNNEQDLQTYTNGFYSMLPGTEIYSDDQTSDNVEPSTTSTVVAGRTIVPSDAASAGWTWGDLRNVNYFLANYNKPVIPQEARDHYAGIARFFRAMFYFNKVKRFGDVPWYAKPLTDTSSELYKGQDPRTLVVDSILADLDFATAHIRTGKNVSRVTRWAAFALKSRVCLFEGTYRKYHDELKLQSTATQLLQMAADAADSVMVSGQYKLYTTGKPNVDYLNLFAADAANTDEYILARVYDRSLNKTHAANGVFTTATLGAPGITKAMMDSYLMADGTPFSQQPGFPAIQFVNEVKNRDPRLAQTIRTPGYTRSNATAKLLPDYTNALTGYQCIKFVTGTDQDGYNTNANDLPVIRYAEVLLNYAEAKAELGTCTQTDITQSINLLRTRVAMPGMDIANLPTDTVLQHQYPNVTDKLILEIRRERRVELNMEGFRYADLMRWKQGALLAKTFLGAYFPNKGYFDLDGDGTDDIAVLDELPATQVKTIQYYKLLPDRSLSNGAAGNLVVHPNDTKTFDETKSYVFPLPVTELLLNKNLHQNPNWK, encoded by the coding sequence ATGAGAAAGCATTCATCATACATCACCGCACTTTCCCTGGCAGCGCTGCTGCTGGGTGGTTGCAGCAAAGACATGCTGGACCAGCGTCCGCAAAGCAGCATTTCCCCGCAGGACTTCTTTAACAATGAGCAGGACCTGCAAACGTATACCAACGGTTTTTATTCCATGCTGCCCGGCACGGAGATCTATTCTGATGACCAGACCAGCGACAACGTGGAGCCTTCCACTACCAGTACGGTGGTGGCCGGCCGCACCATCGTGCCCAGTGACGCCGCCAGCGCCGGCTGGACCTGGGGCGACCTGCGCAACGTGAACTATTTCCTGGCCAATTACAACAAGCCGGTGATCCCCCAGGAAGCGCGCGACCACTACGCCGGCATCGCCCGCTTCTTCCGCGCCATGTTCTATTTCAACAAAGTGAAACGCTTTGGTGATGTGCCCTGGTACGCTAAGCCGCTTACCGATACCAGCTCGGAACTGTATAAAGGGCAAGACCCGCGCACGCTGGTGGTGGACTCCATCCTTGCAGACCTGGACTTTGCCACGGCGCACATCCGCACAGGCAAGAACGTGTCGCGTGTAACGCGCTGGGCGGCCTTTGCACTCAAATCACGGGTGTGCCTGTTTGAAGGTACTTACCGCAAATACCATGATGAACTGAAGCTGCAAAGCACTGCTACCCAACTGCTGCAAATGGCGGCAGATGCGGCCGACTCCGTGATGGTAAGCGGCCAGTATAAACTGTACACCACCGGCAAGCCGAATGTGGATTACCTGAACCTCTTTGCAGCCGATGCGGCCAATACCGACGAATACATCCTGGCCCGCGTGTACGACCGCTCACTGAATAAAACACATGCGGCCAACGGCGTATTTACCACCGCTACACTGGGTGCGCCCGGCATCACCAAAGCTATGATGGACAGCTACCTGATGGCAGATGGTACGCCCTTTTCCCAGCAGCCCGGCTTCCCCGCCATCCAGTTTGTGAACGAAGTGAAAAACCGCGATCCGCGCCTGGCCCAGACCATCCGCACACCTGGCTATACCCGCAGTAATGCCACGGCAAAGCTGCTGCCGGATTATACCAACGCACTTACCGGCTACCAGTGCATCAAATTTGTGACCGGTACCGACCAGGATGGTTATAACACCAATGCAAACGATCTGCCGGTGATCCGCTACGCGGAAGTGCTGCTCAACTATGCAGAGGCCAAAGCCGAACTGGGTACCTGCACACAAACAGACATTACGCAAAGCATTAACCTGCTGCGTACCCGCGTGGCCATGCCAGGTATGGACATTGCCAACTTGCCCACAGACACCGTGCTCCAACATCAATATCCGAACGTGACGGATAAACTGATCCTGGAGATCCGCCGGGAACGCCGGGTGGAACTGAACATGGAAGGCTTCCGCTATGCAGACCTCATGCGCTGGAAACAAGGCGCGCTGCTGGCCAAAACCTTCCTGGGCGCTTACTTCCCGAATAAAGGCTACTTTGACCTGGATGGTGATGGTACCGATGATATTGCCGTGCTGGACGAGCTGCCGGCTACACAGGTGAAGACCATCCAGTACTACAAGCTGCTGCCGGACCGCTCCCTGAGCAACGGCGCTGCCGGCAACCTGGTGGTACACCCGAACGATACCAAGACCTTTGATGAAACCAAGAGTTATGTGTTCCCGCTGCCCGTTACGGAGCTGCTGCTGAACAAGAACCTGCATCAGAATCCAAACTGGAAATAG
- a CDS encoding outer membrane protein assembly factor BamB family protein codes for MLKSIFAFAAALCMSMAAAAQDTAFRFVMLSDTHIGNETGAEDLERSIRDINAQPGIAFVMISGDITEFGADKEIMLAKSIFDQLKVPWYIIPGNHDSNWSESGCNTFKKVFGSETFAMEYHGILFLGTGCGPSMRMGPGQIPREHIVWLDQQLKAHPDKNQPIIFVNHYPQDSTLNNWYETLDRFRGRNLKAVICGHGHANHHLDFEGAPGIMCRSNLRAGKAVGGYNIVSVMGDSLIFNERTPEVGTLPAWNRVGIAHTNWLQHPPRPDYHLNDTFRNVQEKWLVQEDGDLGGGVTLAGNQVLYANTNGYVKSVSLESGKPRWEYKTGGKIYATPLVTGSHVIVPGTDQDIYSFNAANGRVQWHFTTGKAIVSSAAQSGDLSIVAGSDGHCRALETATGKLRWDFDSVRGFVEMKPLLYNGLVMFGSWGNDFYALDAATGQPRWTWNSGATNRMFSPANCAPVATGGKVFIVAPDRYMTCLDAATGTQLWRLKDTANWVRESMGLSEDSSKVYVKTMQGRIMAIDTHAPERRILWTSPVMLGYEICPSALREYKGVLYVPTQSGVVYALSAKDGSLRWKHKFSNCAVNNIVPVNEHRVLAGAADGRIVCLEIK; via the coding sequence ATGCTTAAATCCATTTTTGCTTTTGCCGCGGCGCTGTGTATGAGTATGGCCGCGGCCGCGCAGGACACGGCTTTTCGCTTTGTGATGTTGTCTGATACCCACATTGGCAACGAGACCGGTGCGGAAGACCTGGAACGCAGTATCCGCGATATCAATGCACAACCCGGTATTGCTTTTGTAATGATCAGTGGTGACATTACGGAGTTTGGCGCAGACAAAGAGATCATGCTGGCCAAAAGTATTTTTGATCAATTGAAGGTGCCCTGGTATATCATTCCGGGAAACCACGACAGTAATTGGTCGGAGAGTGGCTGCAACACGTTTAAGAAAGTTTTCGGGAGCGAAACGTTTGCTATGGAATACCACGGCATCCTGTTCCTGGGCACCGGCTGTGGCCCCAGCATGCGCATGGGACCAGGGCAGATCCCCCGCGAGCATATTGTGTGGCTGGACCAGCAGCTGAAAGCGCACCCCGATAAAAATCAGCCCATCATTTTTGTAAACCACTACCCGCAGGATAGCACACTGAATAACTGGTATGAAACGCTGGACCGCTTCCGCGGCCGTAACCTCAAAGCCGTGATCTGCGGCCATGGGCATGCCAATCACCACCTGGACTTTGAAGGCGCGCCCGGCATCATGTGCCGCTCTAACCTGCGCGCCGGCAAGGCGGTGGGCGGGTACAACATTGTATCTGTAATGGGTGATTCCCTCATCTTCAATGAACGCACGCCGGAAGTGGGCACCCTGCCCGCCTGGAACCGGGTGGGCATTGCCCATACCAACTGGCTGCAACACCCGCCCAGGCCGGATTACCACCTGAACGACACCTTCCGGAATGTGCAGGAAAAATGGCTGGTACAGGAAGATGGAGACCTGGGCGGAGGCGTTACCCTGGCCGGCAACCAGGTGCTATATGCCAATACCAATGGCTATGTTAAAAGTGTATCCCTGGAAAGCGGGAAGCCGCGCTGGGAGTACAAAACAGGCGGGAAGATCTATGCTACCCCACTGGTAACCGGCAGCCACGTGATAGTGCCGGGCACGGACCAGGACATTTATTCCTTTAATGCCGCCAATGGCAGGGTGCAATGGCATTTCACCACCGGCAAGGCCATTGTGAGCAGCGCTGCCCAATCGGGCGATCTGTCGATCGTGGCCGGTTCCGATGGTCACTGCCGTGCCCTGGAAACGGCCACGGGTAAGCTGCGCTGGGATTTTGACAGCGTACGGGGTTTCGTGGAAATGAAGCCGCTGCTATACAATGGGTTGGTAATGTTTGGCAGCTGGGGCAATGACTTTTACGCCCTGGATGCTGCCACGGGCCAGCCCCGGTGGACGTGGAACAGTGGCGCCACTAACCGGATGTTTTCCCCTGCCAACTGTGCTCCCGTGGCCACCGGCGGCAAGGTATTCATCGTAGCGCCGGACCGTTATATGACCTGCCTGGATGCCGCTACCGGCACGCAATTATGGCGCTTAAAGGATACGGCAAACTGGGTGCGGGAATCCATGGGCCTTTCGGAAGATAGCAGCAAAGTATATGTGAAGACCATGCAGGGCAGGATCATGGCCATAGACACTCACGCCCCGGAACGCCGCATCCTGTGGACTTCCCCGGTGATGCTGGGTTACGAGATCTGCCCGTCTGCGCTCCGGGAGTACAAAGGCGTGCTGTATGTGCCCACACAGTCCGGCGTGGTGTACGCCCTCAGTGCAAAGGATGGAAGCCTGCGCTGGAAGCATAAGTTCTCCAACTGCGCGGTGAATAACATTGTCCCGGTAAATGAGCACCGGGTGCTGGCCGGGGCGGCCGATGGGAGGATCGTTTGCCTGGAAATTAAATAG
- a CDS encoding co-chaperone GroES: protein MANLSIKPLADRVIVKPAAAEEKTAGGIIIPDTAKEKPQKGTVVAAGPGKKDEPVTVKVGDTVLYGKYAGTEISVEGQDLLIMRESDILAIV from the coding sequence ATGGCTAATTTAAGTATCAAACCATTGGCTGACCGGGTAATTGTGAAACCCGCAGCTGCTGAAGAGAAAACTGCTGGCGGCATCATCATCCCCGACACCGCTAAAGAAAAACCGCAGAAGGGTACCGTAGTGGCCGCCGGTCCCGGTAAAAAAGATGAACCGGTTACCGTAAAAGTTGGCGATACCGTACTCTATGGCAAATATGCCGGTACTGAGATCAGCGTGGAAGGTCAGGATCTGCTGATCATGCGCGAATCCGACATCCTGGCTATCGTGTAA
- the groL gene encoding chaperonin GroEL (60 kDa chaperone family; promotes refolding of misfolded polypeptides especially under stressful conditions; forms two stacked rings of heptamers to form a barrel-shaped 14mer; ends can be capped by GroES; misfolded proteins enter the barrel where they are refolded when GroES binds): MAKQLYFNVEARNKMKKGVDTLANAVKVTLGPKGRNVVIEKKFGAPSVTKDGVSVAKEIELEDAIENMGAQMVKEVASKTADIAGDGTTTATVLAQSIIGEGLKNVAAGANPMDLKRGIDKAVKAVVENLKAQSKEVGSDHQKIEQVATISANNDSAIGKLIAEAMQKVTKDGVITVEEAKGTDTTVEVVEGMQFDRGYLSAYFITNSEKMQAELQNPYILIYDKKISTMKDILHILEKVAQQGAPLVIISEDLDGEALATLVVNKLRGTLKVAAVKAPGFGDRRKEMLQDIAVLTGGIVISEEQGYKLENADLTYLGKAESISIDKDNTTIVGGRGEKENITARISQIKSQIEVTTSDYDREKLQERLAKLSGGVAVLYVGAATEVEMKEKKDRVDDALHATRAAVEEGIVPGGGVAYIRAIEALGNLKGDNEDEDTGVAIVKRAIEEPLRQITENSGIEGSIVVQKVKEGKADYGFNARTEVYENLFAAGVIDPTKVSRIALENAASIAGMLLTTECVIADKPEPKSAAPAMPGGHGMGMDY; this comes from the coding sequence ATGGCAAAGCAATTATATTTTAATGTTGAAGCCCGCAACAAAATGAAAAAGGGTGTTGATACCCTGGCAAACGCGGTAAAAGTAACCCTCGGTCCCAAAGGCCGTAACGTGGTAATTGAAAAGAAATTTGGCGCTCCTTCCGTAACCAAGGATGGTGTGAGCGTTGCCAAAGAAATTGAACTGGAAGACGCCATTGAGAACATGGGCGCCCAGATGGTAAAAGAAGTAGCTTCCAAAACCGCTGATATTGCCGGTGATGGTACTACCACCGCTACCGTACTGGCCCAGTCTATCATCGGTGAAGGCCTGAAGAACGTGGCTGCCGGTGCAAACCCGATGGACCTGAAACGTGGTATCGACAAAGCGGTAAAAGCCGTTGTTGAAAACCTGAAAGCACAGTCTAAGGAAGTAGGTAGCGACCACCAGAAAATTGAGCAGGTGGCTACTATCTCCGCCAATAACGATTCTGCCATCGGTAAACTGATCGCAGAAGCCATGCAGAAAGTGACCAAGGACGGCGTTATCACCGTGGAAGAAGCAAAAGGCACCGACACTACCGTAGAAGTAGTAGAAGGTATGCAGTTTGACCGTGGTTACCTCTCCGCTTACTTCATCACTAACAGTGAGAAGATGCAGGCAGAACTGCAGAACCCCTACATCCTGATCTACGACAAGAAGATCAGCACCATGAAGGACATCCTGCACATCCTGGAAAAAGTGGCACAGCAGGGCGCACCCCTGGTGATCATCTCTGAAGACCTGGATGGTGAAGCACTGGCTACCCTGGTGGTGAACAAACTGCGCGGTACCCTGAAAGTGGCTGCTGTAAAGGCTCCCGGCTTTGGCGACCGTCGTAAGGAAATGCTGCAGGACATCGCCGTACTGACTGGCGGTATCGTGATCAGCGAAGAACAAGGTTACAAGCTGGAAAATGCAGACCTCACTTACCTGGGTAAAGCAGAATCCATCTCTATCGATAAAGACAACACCACGATCGTAGGTGGCCGCGGCGAGAAGGAAAATATCACTGCCCGCATCAGCCAGATCAAATCCCAGATCGAGGTAACTACTTCCGACTACGACCGCGAAAAGCTGCAGGAACGCCTGGCTAAGCTGAGTGGTGGTGTAGCCGTACTGTACGTAGGTGCAGCTACCGAAGTAGAAATGAAAGAAAAGAAAGACCGCGTAGACGACGCCCTGCACGCTACCCGCGCTGCAGTGGAAGAAGGTATCGTTCCGGGTGGTGGTGTTGCGTACATCCGCGCCATCGAAGCCCTGGGCAACCTGAAAGGTGATAACGAAGACGAAGATACCGGTGTTGCCATCGTTAAACGCGCCATCGAAGAGCCCCTGCGCCAGATCACGGAGAACAGCGGCATTGAAGGTTCCATCGTAGTACAGAAAGTGAAAGAAGGCAAAGCTGATTACGGCTTCAACGCCCGCACGGAAGTATACGAAAACCTGTTTGCTGCCGGTGTAATTGATCCGACCAAGGTAAGCCGCATCGCCCTGGAAAACGCTGCCTCCATTGCAGGTATGCTGCTGACCACCGAATGCGTGATCGCCGACAAACCCGAACCCAAATCCGCTGCTCCCGCAATGCCGGGCGGCCACGGTATGGGCATGGACTACTAA
- a CDS encoding cation:proton antiporter: MENYSIIIFILAIMVVLSAVSDKIRLPYPVLMVAVGIAMGFLPGMPEIEISPEVVMLIFLPPLLYDAAFNISFKTFRTNLNTIGTLAIGLVFLTTCAIAVIARYVIPGFTWPLAFVLGSILAATDAVAAISITKGLGLSHTTATILEGESLVNDASALVAYRFAVAAVTGVAFVLWQALIQFLILMGGGFLVGMLMGKLLSFFLVRLKDNTMAVFSFLLLLPFVTYLIAEHLHVSGVIAVVVLGLGISRFTKKVFPEALQVQSKSVWDILIYLLNGLIFILIGLEFPMVIRRIDAHEVWPFVGYAFLITVTALVLRIVRVEWQRGNLWRAFRARKGRISRDALLTLQESIVIGWSGMRGIVSLAIALGLPANFPQRDAIIFIATVVVLFTIIGQGLTLPLVVRKLKPGNA, translated from the coding sequence TTGGAGAATTATAGCATCATCATTTTTATCCTGGCCATCATGGTCGTGCTCTCGGCCGTATCTGACAAGATCCGTCTCCCCTATCCCGTACTGATGGTAGCTGTGGGCATTGCCATGGGCTTCCTGCCGGGCATGCCGGAGATCGAGATCAGCCCTGAAGTAGTGATGCTCATCTTTTTGCCCCCGCTGCTGTATGATGCGGCGTTCAATATTTCATTTAAAACATTCCGGACCAATCTCAACACCATCGGCACATTGGCCATAGGCCTGGTGTTCCTGACCACGTGCGCCATTGCGGTGATCGCGCGTTATGTGATCCCGGGCTTCACCTGGCCCCTGGCCTTTGTGCTGGGCTCCATCCTGGCAGCTACCGATGCGGTGGCGGCCATCAGCATTACCAAAGGATTGGGCCTTTCCCATACCACCGCTACCATCCTGGAGGGCGAGAGCCTGGTGAATGATGCATCTGCGCTGGTGGCCTACCGTTTTGCCGTGGCGGCAGTTACAGGCGTAGCGTTCGTATTGTGGCAAGCATTGATACAATTCCTCATCCTCATGGGTGGCGGTTTTTTAGTAGGCATGCTGATGGGCAAGTTGCTATCATTTTTCCTGGTAAGACTGAAAGATAATACCATGGCGGTCTTCAGCTTCCTGTTGCTGTTGCCTTTTGTTACGTACCTCATTGCGGAGCACCTGCATGTATCCGGTGTGATCGCTGTGGTGGTACTGGGGCTGGGCATTTCCCGCTTCACTAAAAAAGTATTCCCGGAAGCATTGCAGGTGCAATCCAAGAGTGTGTGGGATATTCTTATTTACCTGCTGAACGGGCTGATTTTTATTTTGATAGGGCTGGAGTTCCCGATGGTGATACGCCGCATTGATGCGCACGAGGTATGGCCTTTCGTGGGTTATGCATTCCTCATTACGGTTACGGCGCTGGTACTGCGCATTGTGCGCGTGGAGTGGCAGCGGGGCAATCTCTGGCGGGCTTTCCGCGCGCGCAAGGGACGCATTTCCAGGGATGCATTGCTTACCCTCCAGGAGAGCATTGTGATAGGCTGGTCTGGCATGCGGGGCATTGTATCGCTGGCCATTGCACTGGGCCTGCCGGCTAATTTCCCGCAGCGCGATGCGATCATTTTTATTGCTACGGTGGTGGTGCTGTTTACGATCATTGGGCAGGGGCTTACGTTACCGCTGGTAGTGAGGAAGTTGAAACCGGGGAACGCCTGA
- a CDS encoding FKBP-type peptidyl-prolyl cis-trans isomerase: MKRILHLLIAVFALACMLSACKKDTSSTRSAADLAAPGDSSILRYLATNNITANYDPSGLYYRILNPGDGQHFITLTDTPYVIYTRRLITGIMVESSKGQVTNFDGRALKDHIPGWQIGLQKISKGGSIELYIPPSLGFGSQAVYNGSVLIIPPNSVQICQVDLVDFH, encoded by the coding sequence ATGAAACGAATATTACACCTCCTCATAGCTGTTTTTGCCCTTGCCTGCATGCTTTCCGCGTGTAAAAAGGACACCAGCAGCACGAGATCGGCGGCGGACCTCGCTGCCCCGGGCGATTCCAGCATCCTGCGTTACCTGGCCACCAATAATATCACTGCCAATTACGATCCCTCCGGCCTGTATTACCGCATCCTCAATCCCGGGGATGGCCAGCACTTCATCACCCTCACAGATACGCCTTACGTAATTTATACCCGCCGCCTCATTACCGGCATCATGGTAGAATCGTCCAAAGGCCAGGTGACCAACTTTGACGGGCGCGCCCTGAAAGACCACATCCCCGGCTGGCAGATCGGTTTACAAAAGATCTCCAAGGGAGGCAGCATTGAGCTGTACATCCCGCCCTCACTGGGTTTTGGCTCACAGGCCGTTTATAATGGAAGCGTGTTGATCATACCGCCCAACTCGGTACAGATCTGCCAGGTGGATCTCGTGGATTTTCATTAA